A section of the Petrimonas sulfuriphila genome encodes:
- a CDS encoding TolC family protein, whose amino-acid sequence MRHSILIFILYCVVLHSPRILAQQTHIELDLQTTVQLANDSSLSAFRAKNSYMASHWEYRSFKADRLPSLSLYLTPVSYNRDYTRRYDSEQNIDIYRRQQSLYSYGNLAAQQNLDITGGTFFIDSELGYIRNLGEQTYSQFSSVPIRVGYRQDLIGYNPFKWEKRIAPVKYEKAQKELIHQLEQTAETATGYFFDLAMAQAEYELAVENLASSDTLYRIGEQKHKIASIGQADLLTLKLDRVNAQNSLQNAEINLKRTMFALAAYLNLEKDTRITLKLPGYPREVIITEEEALMLAKENNPQYLDSEQQILQSEQTVERAKIESWFNAGLSASVGFNQVAESFREAYRNPLQQDIVSLTLSIPLVDWGVRKGRYNMAKSNLNITRLTAQENEIRLEEDVIMTVGDFTIQQHLIRSAEEAMELAKLAYEQTRERFIIGKADINSLTLSTNRRQEAQRNYISALKNYWQSYFKIRKLTLFDFEKRTPIADTFNWSITGK is encoded by the coding sequence ATGAGACACTCTATTTTGATATTCATACTGTACTGCGTAGTTTTACACTCCCCACGCATTCTCGCCCAACAGACACATATTGAGTTAGACCTGCAGACGACGGTGCAACTGGCAAACGACAGTTCGCTGTCGGCATTCCGGGCGAAGAACAGCTACATGGCCAGCCACTGGGAATACCGTTCATTCAAGGCAGACCGGCTGCCATCGCTCTCCCTCTACCTGACTCCCGTCAGCTATAACAGAGACTATACACGCCGGTACGACTCCGAACAGAATATCGATATTTACCGCCGCCAGCAATCACTCTACAGCTATGGCAACCTGGCAGCACAGCAAAACCTGGACATTACCGGCGGTACCTTCTTCATCGATTCGGAGCTGGGATATATCCGTAACCTGGGCGAGCAGACCTACAGCCAGTTCTCCAGCGTTCCCATCCGTGTCGGCTACCGGCAGGACCTGATCGGATACAACCCTTTCAAATGGGAAAAGAGGATCGCTCCCGTGAAATACGAGAAAGCACAGAAAGAATTGATCCATCAACTGGAGCAGACAGCCGAAACAGCCACGGGTTATTTTTTCGACCTGGCCATGGCACAAGCCGAGTACGAACTGGCCGTGGAAAACCTCGCCAGTTCCGACACACTCTACCGCATCGGTGAGCAAAAGCATAAGATTGCTTCAATCGGACAGGCCGACCTGCTCACCCTGAAATTAGACAGGGTGAATGCACAGAACAGCCTGCAAAATGCGGAGATCAACCTCAAAAGAACAATGTTCGCCCTGGCGGCATACCTCAACCTGGAGAAAGACACGCGCATCACCCTCAAACTGCCCGGATACCCCAGGGAGGTAATCATCACCGAAGAAGAGGCGTTGATGCTGGCCAAAGAGAACAACCCGCAATACCTGGATTCTGAACAGCAGATCCTGCAATCGGAACAGACCGTGGAAAGGGCAAAAATAGAGTCGTGGTTCAACGCAGGGCTGTCCGCGAGCGTGGGATTCAACCAGGTGGCGGAGTCCTTCAGGGAAGCATACCGCAACCCGTTGCAACAGGATATCGTCTCCCTCACACTATCCATCCCGTTGGTGGACTGGGGTGTGAGGAAAGGGCGCTACAACATGGCGAAAAGCAACCTCAACATCACCCGCCTCACCGCCCAGGAGAATGAGATACGGCTCGAGGAAGATGTGATCATGACCGTGGGCGACTTTACCATACAGCAGCATCTTATCCGCAGCGCCGAGGAGGCGATGGAACTGGCCAAGCTCGCTTATGAGCAGACACGTGAACGGTTCATTATCGGGAAAGCCGACATCAACAGCCTTACCCTTTCCACCAACCGGCGCCAGGAAGCGCAGCGGAACTATATCTCCGCCCTAAAGAATTACTGGCAGAGCTATTTCAAGATACGCAAACTCACACTGTTCGACTTTGAGAAACGGACGCCTATCGCGGATACATTCAATTGGAGCATAACGGGAAAATAG
- a CDS encoding efflux RND transporter permease subunit — MIKAILQRPVSVLMLFLACVILGIITYNTLPVSLLPDIAIPEITVQVSGENTSARELENTVVKPIRRQLMQVGKLRDIQSETRDGSAIIRLKFDYGTDTDLAFIEVNEKIDAAMNNLPRDFRRPRVIKASATDLPVFYLNLTLKNDIPYAGTDEQQFLDLSEFADNVVKRRIEQLPEVAMADMTGLMYKHLQIVPDPALLESASITLSDIENVLSANNIEPGSMIVRDGYYEYNIKFSSLLRTPEDVRNIYIGKEGRLFQLKDLARIDVVRQPESGMSLINGKRAVTLGVIKQADETMKNLRKSLDETLDNLQRSYSDVEFTVNRNQTELLDYTISNLQENLILGFILVFIVALLFLGDGKSPLIIGISMTTALITTFIFFFLFGQSMNIITLSGLILALGNMIDSSIVVTDVITQYRKQGYALEDACEKGTREVIMPIFSSTLTTISVFVPLVFMSGIAGALFTAEAFAVTIGMLVSYLTGIIMLPVLYKIAYGKKFTNKNIEKFFISAQEKIDAVLFPAYDKGIRYVFNHKVFFIVLLAIAIPLCVFLFRVMPKTSMPDISYVESIVTVEWNENIHVDENARRISELLQTTEEHAVENAAYIGQRQYLLDKDNDLTATEAQLYLKTDKPSGIASLETHISDWVRHHYPDAVITFSPPENIFEKIFDTGEAEMIVQLYPRNREDIPEPSSIRQMEASLAASTGEQAENVPFEHQFVITTDREKLLLYGVTQQEVSQTLKTAFRDNQVAVLRSFQQYLPISITGKQQSIQDVLQQTLLYGYPADRSQPIRVPLAALVSLTPGEDIKTIIAGKNGEYIPLYHYHTDQPEKLMEKAAETVRQEGSWDVAFSGNFFSNRQMLKELVIILLISILLMYFILASQFENFLQPLIVLAEIPIDIAFALVVLWLTGHTLNLMSAIGIVVTIGVILTDSILKIDLINELRKGGMPLMEAIHTGGVRRLRAIIMTALTSLFSMIPILFTFDIGSELQKPLAIAMISAMTIGTVVSIFLIPLLYWAIYRKKIEN; from the coding sequence ATGATAAAAGCTATACTGCAACGTCCTGTATCGGTATTAATGCTGTTCCTGGCATGTGTGATTCTCGGGATTATCACCTATAACACACTGCCCGTATCGCTGCTGCCCGATATTGCCATTCCGGAGATTACCGTACAGGTATCCGGTGAGAACACCTCGGCGCGTGAACTGGAAAACACGGTAGTGAAACCTATCCGAAGGCAGTTGATGCAGGTGGGCAAACTGAGGGATATCCAGAGCGAGACACGCGACGGATCGGCCATTATCCGGCTGAAATTTGATTACGGTACCGATACCGACCTGGCATTTATCGAAGTGAATGAGAAGATCGATGCCGCCATGAACAACCTGCCACGCGATTTCCGCCGCCCAAGGGTGATTAAAGCCAGTGCGACCGACCTGCCCGTATTCTACCTGAACCTTACCCTGAAAAACGATATCCCCTACGCCGGTACCGATGAACAACAATTCCTCGACCTGTCGGAATTTGCAGACAACGTGGTGAAACGGCGTATCGAGCAATTGCCCGAAGTAGCGATGGCCGACATGACGGGGCTAATGTACAAACACCTCCAGATCGTACCTGATCCCGCCTTGCTGGAATCGGCATCGATCACCCTGAGCGATATAGAAAACGTGCTCTCTGCCAATAATATCGAACCGGGAAGCATGATCGTACGCGATGGCTATTATGAATATAATATCAAATTCTCCTCACTGCTGCGTACCCCTGAAGATGTACGGAATATCTACATCGGGAAGGAAGGGCGCCTCTTCCAACTGAAAGACCTGGCCCGGATCGACGTCGTGCGGCAACCGGAGTCAGGGATGTCACTCATCAACGGGAAAAGGGCCGTCACCTTAGGCGTGATCAAGCAGGCGGACGAGACCATGAAGAACCTGCGCAAATCGCTGGACGAAACGCTGGACAACCTCCAACGAAGCTACTCCGACGTGGAATTTACCGTGAACCGGAATCAGACGGAACTGCTCGACTACACGATCTCTAATCTCCAGGAGAACCTCATACTCGGCTTTATACTGGTATTCATCGTCGCCTTGCTGTTCCTTGGCGACGGAAAGTCACCGCTGATCATCGGTATCAGTATGACTACGGCGCTGATTACTACTTTTATCTTTTTCTTCCTCTTCGGACAGTCGATGAATATCATCACCCTTTCGGGACTGATCCTCGCATTGGGGAACATGATAGACAGCTCCATCGTGGTGACCGATGTTATCACTCAATACAGGAAACAGGGATACGCCCTGGAAGATGCCTGCGAGAAAGGAACCAGGGAAGTGATTATGCCCATCTTCAGCTCCACACTGACCACCATCTCCGTTTTCGTACCGCTTGTCTTTATGAGCGGAATTGCCGGTGCTCTTTTTACAGCTGAAGCTTTTGCAGTAACCATAGGCATGCTGGTATCCTACCTCACCGGGATCATCATGCTACCGGTACTCTATAAAATTGCTTACGGCAAAAAATTCACCAATAAGAATATTGAAAAATTCTTTATTTCCGCACAAGAAAAGATCGACGCGGTGCTTTTCCCCGCTTATGATAAAGGTATCCGTTATGTATTCAATCACAAGGTCTTCTTCATCGTTTTGCTGGCAATTGCCATCCCGCTCTGCGTGTTCCTTTTCCGGGTAATGCCCAAGACGAGCATGCCCGATATAAGCTATGTGGAAAGTATCGTCACAGTGGAATGGAACGAAAATATCCATGTGGATGAGAATGCGCGCCGTATATCGGAACTGCTTCAAACAACAGAAGAACACGCGGTGGAGAATGCAGCCTACATAGGACAACGGCAGTACTTGTTGGACAAGGACAACGACCTGACTGCTACCGAGGCCCAGTTATATCTGAAGACCGACAAACCCTCCGGAATTGCATCACTCGAAACCCATATATCGGATTGGGTGCGCCATCATTACCCTGATGCGGTAATCACTTTTTCCCCTCCGGAGAATATATTCGAGAAGATATTCGATACCGGTGAAGCCGAAATGATCGTACAACTCTATCCCAGGAACAGGGAAGACATACCCGAGCCGTCTTCTATCCGGCAGATGGAAGCAAGTCTGGCTGCATCCACAGGTGAGCAGGCTGAAAACGTACCGTTCGAGCACCAGTTCGTGATCACCACCGACCGGGAGAAACTCCTGCTCTACGGTGTTACACAACAGGAGGTATCGCAAACATTAAAAACAGCATTCAGGGACAATCAGGTGGCGGTACTACGCTCCTTCCAGCAGTACCTCCCCATCTCCATTACAGGCAAACAACAATCCATTCAGGATGTCCTGCAACAAACACTGTTATATGGTTATCCGGCCGACAGGTCACAACCCATCCGTGTACCACTGGCTGCATTAGTCAGCCTGACACCCGGAGAGGATATAAAGACCATCATTGCCGGAAAGAACGGCGAATATATCCCGCTTTATCATTACCATACCGATCAGCCCGAGAAGCTGATGGAAAAAGCCGCAGAAACCGTCCGACAGGAGGGTTCGTGGGATGTGGCATTCTCCGGGAATTTCTTTTCCAACCGGCAAATGCTCAAAGAACTGGTAATCATCCTGCTGATATCTATCCTGTTGATGTATTTCATTCTGGCTTCCCAGTTCGAAAATTTCCTGCAACCGCTGATTGTATTGGCCGAAATTCCTATCGATATCGCTTTCGCTTTGGTTGTGCTCTGGCTGACGGGACATACACTGAACCTGATGAGCGCCATCGGTATCGTGGTGACAATCGGGGTTATCCTTACCGACTCCATCCTGAAAATCGACCTGATCAATGAGTTGCGGAAAGGGGGGATGCCATTAATGGAAGCGATCCATACCGGCGGTGTAAGGAGGTTGAGGGCAATCATCATGACAGCGCTCACATCCCTCTTCTCCATGATCCCTATACTGTTCACTTTCGATATCGGTTCGGAATTACAGAAACCCCTTGCCATAGCGATGATCAGCGCAATGACCATCGGGACTGTTGTAAGCATATTCCTGATCCCCTTGCTGTATTGGGCGATCTACCGTAAAAAAATTGAAAATTGA
- a CDS encoding efflux RND transporter periplasmic adaptor subunit produces the protein MQPKISHYAIGLVIAVLSACTPGKKDQPEETVQQLLPDRPAEVTTMTLTAVDFEHELVSNGKISAQNVAELKFLTSEVIAAIYVKNGSRVEKGQRIAILDTYSLTNALNQTRDALDRSKLEYQDVLIGQGYRLDNPQAVPKEVEELARVKSGYNTAQTQYDMAVYNLEQATLTAPISGVIANLFAKPNTLSSPSDIFCNIIDTRSLEATFTVLENELGMIRTGDKIKVTPFSMPGVEIEGRVSEINPWVDKNGMVQVKASVGYHERMVEGMNVRVSIFRSLGKQWVVPKSAVVLRTGRQVVFTLQDGKAIWNYVQTGLENASSYTITGETLKEDDRIITSGNINLAHESPVTVIDEIERSGDSPDTTGDSNATDD, from the coding sequence ATGCAACCTAAAATCTCACACTACGCGATAGGACTGGTAATTGCCGTTCTTTCCGCTTGTACACCGGGGAAAAAGGATCAGCCGGAAGAGACGGTACAGCAACTACTTCCGGACCGACCGGCTGAAGTAACCACCATGACCCTGACTGCGGTCGATTTTGAACATGAACTGGTCAGTAATGGCAAGATATCGGCACAAAACGTGGCGGAACTAAAATTCCTCACCTCTGAAGTGATCGCCGCCATATATGTCAAAAACGGCTCCCGCGTAGAAAAAGGACAACGCATCGCCATACTGGATACCTACTCCCTTACCAATGCCTTGAACCAGACCAGAGATGCGCTCGACAGGAGCAAACTCGAATATCAGGACGTGCTGATCGGACAGGGATACAGGCTCGATAACCCGCAAGCCGTGCCCAAGGAAGTGGAAGAACTGGCCAGGGTAAAGAGCGGTTACAACACGGCACAAACTCAATACGACATGGCGGTGTATAACCTGGAACAGGCCACGCTGACCGCCCCCATCAGCGGGGTGATCGCCAATCTCTTTGCCAAACCCAATACTCTCTCCTCCCCTTCCGATATCTTCTGCAATATCATCGACACACGCAGCCTGGAAGCGACCTTCACCGTGCTGGAAAACGAACTGGGGATGATTCGCACAGGCGACAAGATAAAGGTGACACCCTTCTCCATGCCCGGTGTGGAAATAGAGGGGCGCGTGTCGGAGATCAACCCCTGGGTGGACAAGAACGGGATGGTACAGGTGAAAGCTTCGGTAGGATACCATGAACGCATGGTGGAAGGAATGAATGTACGGGTCAGTATCTTCCGTTCATTGGGTAAGCAATGGGTCGTACCCAAAAGCGCGGTTGTCCTGCGCACAGGCAGGCAGGTAGTCTTTACGCTGCAGGACGGAAAAGCCATCTGGAATTACGTCCAGACCGGATTGGAAAATGCCTCCTCCTATACTATTACGGGGGAAACACTCAAGGAGGACGACCGGATCATCACCAGCGGCAATATCAACCTGGCACATGAATCACCCGTCACCGTGATCGATGAGATAGAAAGGAGTGGCGATTCCCCGGATACTACAGGAGATTCAAATGCCACAGATGATTAA
- a CDS encoding tyrosine-type recombinase/integrase, protein MNLNKTFESLQIKEMQIRNYSPRTIKTYCSLLIKLEKDLGKSLYEVTTEDFKNWLHYLITKKGISVSTVNQLISAFKIFHVDVCHRKWEEFHVRRPRKEKKLPIVLSLQEVQRMITVTNNIKHRAILMLTYSAGLRRMEVLQIKPRDIDSQRMQVRIVQGKGKKDRYTILSWKTLEVLRMYYKLERPSTYLFEPMGRKGQPLSERTVEYIVKNSAKNAGIKKEVSFHTLRHCFATHLLEAGVNLRQIQQFMGHTSLKTTAVYLHVAHIKTSEFTSPLDDITLF, encoded by the coding sequence ATGAATCTAAACAAAACATTCGAGAGTTTGCAGATCAAGGAGATGCAAATTCGCAATTACAGTCCCCGTACAATTAAGACGTATTGCAGCCTGCTCATAAAACTTGAAAAAGACTTGGGTAAATCGCTGTATGAGGTTACCACCGAAGACTTTAAAAACTGGTTACATTACCTGATTACCAAAAAAGGAATTTCCGTTTCCACGGTAAACCAGCTTATAAGTGCTTTCAAGATTTTTCATGTAGACGTCTGCCATCGCAAATGGGAAGAGTTCCATGTAAGACGGCCTCGCAAGGAGAAAAAACTCCCCATAGTTTTGTCATTGCAGGAAGTGCAACGCATGATCACGGTAACAAACAACATAAAGCACAGAGCCATTCTAATGCTTACTTATTCTGCGGGACTTCGCAGGATGGAAGTATTACAAATCAAACCACGCGACATTGATTCACAGCGTATGCAAGTACGTATCGTGCAAGGAAAGGGGAAGAAGGACAGATATACCATTCTTTCGTGGAAAACACTCGAAGTGCTGCGAATGTATTATAAATTGGAACGACCAAGCACTTATCTATTCGAACCGATGGGGCGTAAAGGACAACCCTTGTCGGAAAGAACTGTAGAGTATATTGTGAAAAACAGTGCTAAAAATGCCGGAATAAAAAAAGAGGTATCGTTTCATACATTGCGTCATTGTTTTGCCACCCATTTATTGGAAGCCGGTGTAAACCTGAGACAGATACAGCAGTTCATGGGTCATACTTCATTGAAGACCACAGCTGTTTACCTGCATGTAGCCCATATCAAAACCAGCGAGTTTACTTCTCCATTGGATGATATAACACTTTTCTGA
- a CDS encoding IS91 family transposase: MENKKQIIEIADIFRDKRHDFLTENTLCAVQQKAMEDIIACRTSELGGHTLSCNHCGHKVQSYNSCRNRNCPKCQYIKRMQWVDKLAADLPPVKHFHIVFTIPACLHKLFYINQRIAYSLLFKAAGQTLMQCARNTHYLGAEAGAVALLHTWGQTMTYHPHIHTIVPAGGVSDDGMEWVPSAKKFFVPVKVLSTVFRGILCRLLQESVFRKEIKLPDDTPDFQTIKAKCYAKKWVVYAEKPFASPDNLVRYLGNYTHRVAISNHRMVGYKDDKVTFSYRDNKAGGARKTMTLETMEFIRRFMQHVLPCGFSKIRYFGFMAICKRKTKLNLCYSLLPTPTCFSRLTGLLAMEVLQIISGKDPIICAKCKKGKLMVSPACNVLHMEPG, from the coding sequence ATGGAGAATAAAAAGCAAATCATAGAGATTGCTGACATTTTCCGGGATAAGAGACACGATTTCCTGACCGAGAACACACTTTGTGCCGTACAGCAAAAAGCAATGGAAGATATTATTGCCTGTCGTACTTCAGAACTTGGCGGGCATACATTGAGTTGCAATCATTGCGGTCACAAGGTTCAATCCTATAACTCGTGTCGTAATCGCAATTGTCCCAAATGCCAGTACATAAAACGGATGCAATGGGTGGATAAACTTGCGGCTGATCTCCCCCCGGTAAAACATTTTCACATTGTTTTCACAATACCCGCGTGTCTGCACAAACTGTTTTATATCAATCAGAGGATTGCTTATTCCTTGCTCTTCAAAGCAGCCGGACAAACACTGATGCAATGTGCCAGAAACACGCATTATTTAGGCGCAGAGGCCGGAGCTGTTGCCCTGTTACACACCTGGGGTCAAACAATGACCTATCACCCGCATATTCATACCATTGTTCCTGCCGGAGGAGTATCCGATGATGGAATGGAATGGGTACCAAGTGCTAAAAAGTTTTTTGTCCCGGTAAAAGTGCTCAGCACCGTTTTCAGGGGTATTTTATGTCGGCTACTGCAGGAGTCAGTATTCAGGAAGGAGATCAAACTTCCGGATGATACACCCGATTTTCAGACCATAAAAGCAAAATGCTACGCTAAAAAATGGGTGGTTTATGCAGAAAAACCGTTTGCTTCACCCGATAATCTGGTCCGTTATCTGGGCAACTACACACACCGTGTGGCAATTAGCAACCACCGTATGGTAGGTTACAAAGATGATAAGGTTACTTTCAGCTATAGGGATAACAAGGCAGGAGGTGCAAGAAAAACAATGACCCTGGAAACTATGGAGTTTATACGGCGATTCATGCAGCATGTCCTTCCATGTGGATTTAGCAAAATACGTTACTTCGGATTCATGGCTATCTGCAAAAGGAAAACAAAGCTCAATTTATGCTATTCACTGTTGCCCACCCCAACCTGTTTTTCAAGACTTACAGGACTGCTTGCAATGGAAGTTTTACAAATAATATCCGGTAAGGACCCGATTATTTGCGCAAAGTGCAAAAAAGGGAAATTAATGGTAAGCCCGGCATGCAATGTTTTACACATGGAACCAGGATAA
- a CDS encoding ISL3 family transposase has protein sequence MIDYTSQPKDNNFSINKHSLQAVFGIPGVVFYDSVISDNLILLSARLKGKTAKCTCCGKRSKSVHSSYTRKLTDLSVTGRAVKIILKVRKFRCRNSRCSQTVFSEQHLPLTQKYSRLTDRTSHYLQRLLIEVSSRKGEYISDLFSIKQSSSTCLRIVKSIEMPDYQELTTIGIDDWAYRKGKSYGTIIVNALNHRPVELLKSRDKEEVADWLKKHNSILYVTRDRSSSYSNAIKSGASKASQIADRFHLVKNLGDHIAHEIRMEYKTIKSSWLSHRKSLYKSKENNSCLNSGDNENTSDSQYNKHTNSVNHRKQELFNRIHELKKSNYSQRAIAKALNINRKTVKYYFEMEELLPRAIIYFNNYGDFMDLIKECCNQGLNVRTIFVSIKKRGFKGNQTSFYQWFNRHFPEYQSKKRLPSSSPIVYEVTRFSGMSPNRLAIHLTNSEWGVSKETGECSKSHILAEEIINSSILLKNMREAYNTFREILNSKDELRLDQWLEKYKSTKIMRIRSFINGINHDLEAVKNAIKYPWSNGVVEGHVNRLKNKKREMYGRAGFELLRRKVVLSNSG, from the coding sequence ATGATTGACTACACTAGCCAACCCAAAGATAATAACTTTTCTATAAACAAACATTCGCTCCAAGCTGTTTTTGGAATCCCGGGTGTTGTATTCTATGATTCCGTTATAAGTGATAATTTGATTCTACTGTCTGCCCGTCTTAAAGGCAAGACAGCAAAATGTACCTGTTGCGGTAAAAGGAGTAAAAGCGTTCACTCATCCTATACGCGCAAATTAACCGATCTTTCAGTAACCGGCAGGGCTGTGAAAATTATACTGAAAGTCAGAAAGTTTAGATGCCGTAACAGTCGTTGTTCTCAAACAGTTTTCTCCGAGCAACATCTGCCCTTAACTCAGAAGTACTCACGACTAACAGATCGCACAAGTCATTATTTGCAAAGGCTGCTCATTGAGGTCTCATCCCGTAAAGGTGAGTATATAAGCGATCTCTTCTCAATAAAGCAGAGCAGTTCCACCTGTCTTAGAATCGTTAAGTCTATAGAAATGCCCGATTATCAGGAGCTGACTACCATCGGTATAGATGACTGGGCATACAGGAAAGGCAAATCATATGGTACTATTATTGTAAATGCACTTAACCACCGTCCCGTGGAACTACTAAAGAGTAGAGACAAAGAGGAGGTTGCAGATTGGCTTAAAAAACACAACTCCATACTGTATGTAACCAGGGATCGATCAAGCAGCTATTCTAATGCTATAAAGTCTGGGGCATCCAAGGCGTCACAAATAGCCGACAGGTTTCATTTGGTGAAAAATCTGGGAGATCACATAGCACATGAAATACGAATGGAGTATAAAACCATTAAAAGCAGTTGGTTGTCTCACAGGAAGAGTCTTTATAAAAGCAAAGAAAATAACAGCTGTTTAAATAGTGGAGATAACGAAAATACCAGCGATTCACAATATAACAAACACACCAATAGTGTTAACCATAGAAAACAGGAGTTGTTTAATAGGATTCATGAGCTTAAAAAAAGCAACTACTCTCAAAGAGCAATTGCAAAGGCTTTAAATATTAATCGTAAAACTGTAAAATATTATTTTGAAATGGAAGAGTTGTTGCCACGCGCAATCATCTATTTCAATAATTATGGAGATTTTATGGATCTGATTAAGGAGTGTTGTAATCAGGGGTTAAATGTAAGAACTATATTTGTCTCTATAAAAAAACGGGGATTCAAGGGTAATCAAACATCCTTTTATCAGTGGTTCAACAGGCACTTCCCGGAATATCAGAGTAAGAAAAGATTACCAAGTTCCTCCCCGATAGTTTATGAGGTAACTCGATTTAGCGGAATGTCACCCAACAGACTTGCCATTCATTTAACAAATAGTGAATGGGGTGTTTCAAAGGAAACAGGCGAGTGTAGCAAGTCTCACATACTGGCAGAAGAGATTATTAACTCCTCTATTCTATTAAAAAACATGAGAGAAGCATACAACACTTTTAGAGAGATTTTAAACAGTAAAGATGAGCTTAGGTTAGACCAATGGCTCGAGAAGTATAAATCGACTAAAATAATGAGGATTAGAAGTTTTATAAATGGTATTAATCATGATTTGGAAGCAGTAAAAAACGCCATTAAATACCCTTGGAGTAATGGAGTTGTAGAGGGTCACGTAAACAGATTAAAAAACAAGAAAAGAGAGATGTATGGCAGGGCTGGATTTGAACTGTTAAGACGAAAGGTAGTGCTTTCCAACTCAGGATAA
- a CDS encoding tyrosine--tRNA ligase — translation MNFVEELRWRGMIHDVMPGTEEQLLKEQTSGYLGIDPTADSLHIGHLVGVMMLKHLQRSGHTPIALVGGATGMIGDPSMKSAERNLLDENTLRHNQEAIKKQLAKFLDFESDIPNKAILVNNYDWMKNFSFLSFIRDIGKHITVNYMMAKDSVKKRLSGEASEGMSFTEFSYQLMQGYDFLHLYREYGCRLQMGGSDQWGNITTGTELIRRIAGGEAFALVCPLITKADGGKFGKTESGNVWLDSRYTTPYQFYQFWLNVSDADAEKYIKIFTALSREEIESLVAEQQSAPHLRPLQKRLAEEITVMVHSREDYDMAVSASEILFGKSTSHALRSIDETTFLQVFDGVPQFNISRNLLTGGIKAVDLLTETAAVFPSKGEMRKTVQAGGVSINKDKLDDFEAIIDNSHLIAGKYILAQRGKKNYYLLIAM, via the coding sequence ATGAACTTTGTAGAAGAACTTCGTTGGCGAGGCATGATCCACGATGTGATGCCCGGAACGGAAGAACAGTTATTGAAAGAACAAACGTCGGGGTACCTGGGAATTGACCCCACAGCCGACTCTCTCCATATCGGACACTTAGTGGGCGTGATGATGCTGAAACACCTGCAACGCTCGGGACATACACCAATAGCGCTTGTTGGCGGAGCCACAGGAATGATCGGTGACCCATCGATGAAATCGGCAGAACGTAACCTATTGGACGAAAACACCTTGCGGCATAACCAGGAAGCGATAAAAAAACAACTGGCCAAATTCCTCGATTTTGAAAGCGATATTCCCAACAAAGCTATTTTGGTAAACAATTACGACTGGATGAAGAATTTTTCGTTCCTTTCGTTTATTCGCGATATCGGCAAGCACATCACGGTTAATTACATGATGGCGAAAGATTCCGTAAAGAAACGTCTGAGCGGTGAAGCCAGTGAAGGCATGTCCTTCACCGAATTTTCTTACCAGTTGATGCAAGGATACGACTTCCTTCACCTGTATCGTGAGTACGGATGCCGCTTGCAAATGGGTGGAAGCGATCAATGGGGTAACATCACTACCGGGACCGAACTTATCCGCCGGATTGCAGGCGGAGAAGCTTTTGCGCTGGTTTGTCCACTCATTACTAAAGCCGACGGCGGAAAATTCGGTAAAACCGAAAGCGGAAATGTATGGCTGGACAGCCGTTATACGACACCTTACCAGTTCTATCAGTTCTGGCTGAACGTGAGCGATGCCGATGCCGAAAAATACATCAAGATTTTCACGGCATTATCGAGGGAAGAGATTGAATCTCTGGTGGCAGAGCAACAGTCTGCCCCGCATTTGCGCCCGTTGCAGAAACGTCTGGCAGAGGAAATCACCGTTATGGTTCACAGTCGTGAAGACTACGACATGGCCGTTAGTGCATCGGAAATTCTTTTCGGGAAATCCACCTCTCATGCCTTGCGTTCTATTGACGAAACCACCTTTCTTCAGGTATTCGATGGGGTTCCCCAATTCAATATTTCAAGAAATCTGCTTACCGGAGGCATAAAAGCGGTGGATTTATTAACGGAAACGGCAGCCGTTTTCCCGTCAAAGGGAGAGATGCGAAAAACCGTACAGGCCGGAGGCGTATCAATAAACAAAGACAAACTGGATGATTTTGAAGCAATTATAGACAACTCTCACCTTATTGCCGGTAAATATATCCTGGCCCAACGCGGTAAAAAAAACTATTACCTGCTGATAGCCATGTAA